The following DNA comes from Archaeoglobaceae archaeon.
CTTCTCTGCAGAACTTCTCGATCTCAGACTTTGGAATTGCAAATAGTCCTTTTTCCGCTATGATATTTTCGATTTCCCCTCCTTTGTCGAGCTTTGTTCGTATTACCTCCACGACACCTTTTTCAGTAATTCTTTCTTCTAAAAAGAACTTCAGCAATTTGGCGAATTCCTCAGGCTTTAATTTTTCAAAGCATTCGTAGAAACTCCAGTCCCTGTAGTTTAACTCCCCTCTCAGAATGTCAACAACCCATGTTACCGCCACTTTTGGCTCAATTAGCTTAGCAACTTTTTCAAAGTAATCCGCCATCTTCAAGTCGAGAATTAAAACCTTGGCATAGTTATCAGTTATACCGTATTGCTTCTTTAGCCTCTCCCTTTTCTCCTCAGGCATTTCTGGAAGTGTGCCTTCGACTTCCTTAATCAGCTCTGAGGTAAAAACTACAGGCAAATCTGGCTCCGGGAAATAACGATAGTCCTGCTCCTCCTCCTTACTGCGTAGCGATACGGTTATTTCTTGAGCCTCGTCAAAATGCCTTGTTTCTCTAACAACCGATTTGCCCCGCTTGAGCAGATTCTTTTGCCTCAAAATCTCGTAATTCAGAGCTTTTTCAACTCCCTTAAAGGAAGATATGTTCTTAACTTCAACTCTGCTTCCACCAGCAATCGAGATGTTTGCATCAACTCTCATTGCCCCCTCTAATTCGCCATCAAATACGTCAAGATACTCAAGGATCATTCTTAGCTTGTTTAGAAATATCCTTGCCTCTTTTGGTGAGCCAATTACTGGTTCTGTAACTATCTCAAGCAGTGGCATCCCGCTTCTGTTGTAGTCGATCATGGAATAAGTTGCAGTGGTAATCGAACCTTTGTAACTGAGCTTTCCAGGATCTTCTTCGATGTGAATTCTTCTAAGTAAAATCTTCTTTTCACCGCCGTCGGATTCGATAGAAACGTAGCCTCCAAGAGCTAAAGGTCGATCGTATTGGCTTATCTGGAAGTTTTTG
Coding sequences within:
- the gatB gene encoding Asp-tRNA(Asn)/Glu-tRNA(Gln) amidotransferase subunit GatB, which produces MDVVIGLEVHAQLNKLKSKLFCSCPTDYHKSPPNTHVCPVCLGMPGAMPVINREAIKAAIKVALALNAKIQPMTVFDRKNYFYPDLPKNFQISQYDRPLALGGYVSIESDGGEKKILLRRIHIEEDPGKLSYKGSITTATYSMIDYNRSGMPLLEIVTEPVIGSPKEARIFLNKLRMILEYLDVFDGELEGAMRVDANISIAGGSRVEVKNISSFKGVEKALNYEILRQKNLLKRGKSVVRETRHFDEAQEITVSLRSKEEEQDYRYFPEPDLPVVFTSELIKEVEGTLPEMPEEKRERLKKQYGITDNYAKVLILDLKMADYFEKVAKLIEPKVAVTWVVDILRGELNYRDWSFYECFEKLKPEEFAKLLKFFLEERITEKGVVEVIRTKLDKGGEIENIIAEKGLFAIPKSEIEKFCREAIQENPKAVQDYLGGKKQALNFLVGQVMKKTRGRADPEETAKIIAKMLE